The Vicia villosa cultivar HV-30 ecotype Madison, WI linkage group LG1, Vvil1.0, whole genome shotgun sequence genome includes a region encoding these proteins:
- the LOC131614293 gene encoding shugoshin-1-like isoform X2: MESTAVYPDSDLHPPGAISETGGQKTKRGLFFKGDSVSVGVGAAPKKILADITNMDQQLQPKHQPTTDVSIDLILKENATMRKLLLQRNKLIESYKVEYQKYQTNFQKLRRQNSEFALANTQMTREINSSRQMVRELQQELVMKNVTLDTLRLKLMENDHKAKLNIDIDADESDLKFQEDNKGKAKRKRVSRCQSSAPDVVKQVKSIEKVDTQRDSARRKSAGLKAGKLGSTEDLHEIKYDASQPLENLANENESTSLGSNDVVRQDTESLGPTNTQQVLAKRNTENKRHSSRRQSALFKHVNPEAAEDFFDIDDPKFEVSNLCDNLSESLPTVSSRTSENCPLDPHERRSSIGRPSRRSALKVVSYKEAPINVKMRRDN, encoded by the exons ATGGAAAGTACCGCCGTCTACCCCGACTCCGATTTACACCCTCCCGGCGCCATTTCTGAAACTGGAG GTCAGAAAACGAAAAGAGGATTATTTTTTAAGGGAGATTCTGTTTCTGTCGGTGTCGGAGCTGCTCCGAAGAAAATTCTGGCTGACATAACCAACATGGACCAACAACTACAGCCAAAGCACCAACCTACAACTGATGTCTCTATTGACCTGATTCTCAAG GAAAACGCGACGATGAGGAAGCTCCTACTTCAGAGAAA TAAGCTAATAGAATCATATAAAGTAGAGTATCAAAAGTATCAAACCAATTTTCAGAAACTTCGGAGGCAAAATTCAGAATTTGCACTTGCAAATACTCAAATGACGCGG GAGATTAATTCAAGTAGACAGATG GTGAGAGAACTTCAACAGGAATTAGTAATGAAAAATGTTACGCTCGATACATTGAGATTAAAATTGATG GAAAATGATCACAAAGCAAAACTGAATATTGACATCGATGCAGATGAG TCAGATCTAAAGTTTCAAGAAGATAACAAGGGGAAAGCGAAAAGGAAGAGAGTATCCAGATGTCAAT CTTCTGCACCTGATGTTGTTAAACAAGTCAAATCAATAGAAAAGGTTGATACTCAGAG GGATTCTGCAAGGCGGAAATCTGCAGGGTTGAAAGCTGGAAAATTAGGATCAACAGAAGACTTACATGAAATAAAATATGATGCCTCGCAACCACTAGAAAATCTGGCAAACGAGAATGAATCAACATCATTAGGATCCAATGATGTAGTGAGACAAGATACTGAAT CCTTGGGACCTACTAACACTCAACAAGTTCTTGCCAAAAGGAATACTGAAAATAAGAG GCATAGTTCGAGAAGGCAATCTGCTCTGTTCAAACATGTGAATCCAGAAGCAGCTGAAGACTTCTTTGATATAGACGATCCAAAATTTGAAGTCTCCAATTTATGTGATAACTTGTCTGAAAGTCTTCCTACAGTATCAAGCCGCACTTCAGAAAACTGTCCACTTGATCCTCATGAAAGAAGATCATCTATTGGCCGGCCTTCGCGTCGATCAGCTCTGAAGGTTGTTTCCTACAAGGAGGCTCCAATTAATGTGAAGATGCGTAGAGATAATTGA
- the LOC131614304 gene encoding uncharacterized protein LOC131614304, with amino-acid sequence MKLNKRPIRENKEKINKLHIADVETMNSDDRLVQHSDLKVVQIKGFKRNRDSSIKAALRRCRSKEDKRKRRKEVLESPEKTKQDHWDECPVISCGDDDCSNGMKKWIKEYHQSKPGLEVLQNQIDDFVTDYEEKLEEERKAKEALVAEGGWTVVQHHKGRKKTTDSESGIVVGSVAQAAVENKLAKKKPQEVGLDFYRFQKREAMRNELMELQLKFEEDKKRLQQLRAARKFRPY; translated from the exons ATGAAACTAAATAAGAGACCAATTAGGGAAAACAAGGAAAAAATAAACAAGCTTCATATTGCTGATGTTGAAACCATGAACAGTGATG ATAGATTAGTTCAACATTCTGATTTGAAGGTAGTGCAGATCAAAGGCTTCAAGAGGAATAGAGATTCTAGTATTAAAGCAGCTTTGAGGCGTT GTAGATCAAAAGAagataagagaaaaagaagaaaggagGTTCTAGAATCACCGGAAAAGACGAAACAAGATCATTGGGATGAATGTCCTGTCATTTCTTGCGGAGATGATGATTGCTCAAATGGAATGAAAA AATGGATCAAGGAATACCATCAAAGTAAACCAGGGTTGGAGGTATTGCAAAATCAAATCGACGACTTTGTAACTGATTACGAGGAAAAATTGGAAGAG GAACGAAAAGCAAAAGAAGCCCTTGTTGCAGAAGGAGGATGGACAGTGGTTCAACACCACAAGGGTAGGAAGAAAACAACTGATTCTGAAAGTGGGATTGTTGTGGGTTCAGTTGCTCAAGCTGCTGTGGAGAATAAATTGGCCAAAAAGAAACCTCAAGAAGTTGGTCTAGATTTCTACCGCTTTCAAAAAAGAGAAGCTATGAGAAATG AACTAATGGAGTTGCAGCTCAAATTCGAGGAGGATAAAAAACGTCTGCAACAGCTGAGAGCTGCCAGGAAATTTAGACCTTATTAA
- the LOC131614293 gene encoding shugoshin-1-like isoform X1 → MESTAVYPDSDLHPPGAISETGGQKTKRGLFFKGDSVSVGVGAAPKKILADITNMDQQLQPKHQPTTDVSIDLILKENATMRKLLLQRNKLIESYKVEYQKYQTNFQKLRRQNSEFALANTQMTREINSSRQMVRELQQELVMKNVTLDTLRLKLMENDHKAKLNIDIDADEQSDLKFQEDNKGKAKRKRVSRCQSSAPDVVKQVKSIEKVDTQRDSARRKSAGLKAGKLGSTEDLHEIKYDASQPLENLANENESTSLGSNDVVRQDTESLGPTNTQQVLAKRNTENKRHSSRRQSALFKHVNPEAAEDFFDIDDPKFEVSNLCDNLSESLPTVSSRTSENCPLDPHERRSSIGRPSRRSALKVVSYKEAPINVKMRRDN, encoded by the exons ATGGAAAGTACCGCCGTCTACCCCGACTCCGATTTACACCCTCCCGGCGCCATTTCTGAAACTGGAG GTCAGAAAACGAAAAGAGGATTATTTTTTAAGGGAGATTCTGTTTCTGTCGGTGTCGGAGCTGCTCCGAAGAAAATTCTGGCTGACATAACCAACATGGACCAACAACTACAGCCAAAGCACCAACCTACAACTGATGTCTCTATTGACCTGATTCTCAAG GAAAACGCGACGATGAGGAAGCTCCTACTTCAGAGAAA TAAGCTAATAGAATCATATAAAGTAGAGTATCAAAAGTATCAAACCAATTTTCAGAAACTTCGGAGGCAAAATTCAGAATTTGCACTTGCAAATACTCAAATGACGCGG GAGATTAATTCAAGTAGACAGATG GTGAGAGAACTTCAACAGGAATTAGTAATGAAAAATGTTACGCTCGATACATTGAGATTAAAATTGATG GAAAATGATCACAAAGCAAAACTGAATATTGACATCGATGCAGATGAG CAGTCAGATCTAAAGTTTCAAGAAGATAACAAGGGGAAAGCGAAAAGGAAGAGAGTATCCAGATGTCAAT CTTCTGCACCTGATGTTGTTAAACAAGTCAAATCAATAGAAAAGGTTGATACTCAGAG GGATTCTGCAAGGCGGAAATCTGCAGGGTTGAAAGCTGGAAAATTAGGATCAACAGAAGACTTACATGAAATAAAATATGATGCCTCGCAACCACTAGAAAATCTGGCAAACGAGAATGAATCAACATCATTAGGATCCAATGATGTAGTGAGACAAGATACTGAAT CCTTGGGACCTACTAACACTCAACAAGTTCTTGCCAAAAGGAATACTGAAAATAAGAG GCATAGTTCGAGAAGGCAATCTGCTCTGTTCAAACATGTGAATCCAGAAGCAGCTGAAGACTTCTTTGATATAGACGATCCAAAATTTGAAGTCTCCAATTTATGTGATAACTTGTCTGAAAGTCTTCCTACAGTATCAAGCCGCACTTCAGAAAACTGTCCACTTGATCCTCATGAAAGAAGATCATCTATTGGCCGGCCTTCGCGTCGATCAGCTCTGAAGGTTGTTTCCTACAAGGAGGCTCCAATTAATGTGAAGATGCGTAGAGATAATTGA